A window of the Coprobacter fastidiosus genome harbors these coding sequences:
- a CDS encoding glycoside hydrolase family 108 protein has translation MSKQNLNYEDGIPEEILWNPETNSFMKRSLFPGKWIPARISVWDADNPKYQYRPGRDRTYQEAMKSISGNSIPGDRSERQDYRDSRGNFSLSMLSEGDRTKDRPDTGNAGQSSAREAAQVPLSQDNKKSEKYYGWDVLTKSPLLSTFVVPDPPRPCSGLEYSAGEGPLGQEELERRRADKEPGGFEDQVAKVLESEGGYVNSRYDRGGATNHGISSSTWNAFAKKHIGVEPIVENLKKLTPEGAKKIYREEFWKPSRAGEIDDPVIRQLYFDFYINSGRDAAVRNLQRAINQLAGQVDVDGFIGPETIEALNRYPNPGEIYEQYKKNRIDNYNKIGNSSEEQKQNLKGWLNRMNKFKSYDEMLKQY, from the coding sequence ATGTCAAAGCAAAACTTGAACTATGAAGATGGGATACCCGAAGAAATATTATGGAATCCCGAAACCAACAGTTTTATGAAGCGATCTCTGTTTCCGGGGAAATGGATACCAGCCCGAATCTCGGTTTGGGATGCGGATAATCCCAAGTATCAATATCGACCGGGGCGTGACCGTACCTATCAGGAGGCGATGAAAAGTATTTCCGGCAATTCGATACCGGGAGATCGATCCGAAAGACAAGATTACAGAGACTCTCGGGGAAATTTCAGTTTGAGTATGCTATCGGAAGGCGACCGGACAAAAGATCGTCCGGATACCGGCAATGCCGGTCAAAGTTCTGCCCGGGAAGCCGCACAAGTTCCGCTTTCGCAGGACAATAAAAAAAGCGAGAAATATTATGGTTGGGATGTATTGACAAAATCGCCTTTATTAAGTACATTTGTTGTACCCGATCCGCCCCGTCCCTGTTCCGGACTTGAATATAGTGCGGGAGAAGGTCCTCTCGGTCAGGAGGAGTTGGAACGTAGGCGGGCAGACAAGGAACCGGGCGGTTTTGAGGATCAGGTAGCCAAAGTTCTGGAAAGCGAAGGGGGATATGTCAACAGCCGTTATGACAGAGGCGGAGCGACCAACCACGGTATATCGTCGAGCACGTGGAACGCATTTGCAAAAAAACATATCGGTGTGGAACCGATAGTGGAAAATCTGAAGAAGCTTACACCTGAGGGGGCAAAGAAGATTTACAGAGAGGAGTTTTGGAAGCCTTCGAGAGCGGGAGAGATCGATGATCCGGTGATCCGGCAGCTCTATTTCGATTTTTATATAAATTCCGGTCGAGATGCGGCTGTAAGAAATCTGCAACGGGCAATCAATCAACTGGCTGGTCAGGTAGATGTAGATGGCTTTATCGGCCCGGAAACGATCGAGGCGTTGAATCGGTATCCGAATCCCGGAGAGATTTACGAACAGTATAAAAAGAATAGGATAGATAATTATAATAAAATTGGCAATAGTTCGGAGGAGCAAAAACAGAACCTGAAAGGTTGGTTAAACCGGATGAATAAATTCAAGTCGTATGATGAAATGTTAAAACAATATTGA
- a CDS encoding SpoIID/LytB domain-containing protein, giving the protein MTEPRIEVGILHRKEIVFRLNGKFSVSPSDIITEGEHKVICLSGNRILWNGKEYDSLMFIPENENCSFDLNSVTIGVDFHWEREETQRFSGILKLITDDTEIVAINRIALEKYLTSVISSEMSASASLELLKAHAVISRSWLLAQLPRFNGKPGNKRASNKRENPDEIVCWYDREDHFLFDVCADDHCQRYQGITRIATPQVAEAVRSTRGEVLTSESRICDARFSKCCGGVSELFENCWEEKHHPYLIPVYDKFSNEKIPDLADEKNASGFIESSPEAFCNTRDPKILEQVLNGYDQETTDFYRWSVSYTQSELANLIRKRSGIDFGEIVSLVPLARGASGRIVRLRIVGTKVSRVVGKELFIRRILSASHLYSSAFTVHPENVKDGIPQSYTLKGAGWGHGVGLCQIGAAVMGAKGYSYREILSHYYRNSAIERIY; this is encoded by the coding sequence ATGACAGAACCCCGGATTGAAGTCGGTATTTTACACCGTAAAGAGATTGTTTTCAGATTGAACGGAAAGTTTTCGGTATCTCCTTCCGATATAATAACTGAGGGGGAGCATAAGGTTATATGCTTGTCCGGCAATCGAATTTTATGGAATGGTAAGGAATACGATTCCTTGATGTTCATTCCGGAGAATGAGAACTGTTCGTTCGATTTGAACAGTGTGACTATCGGTGTGGATTTTCATTGGGAACGGGAAGAAACACAACGATTCTCCGGAATATTGAAACTGATTACCGATGACACGGAGATTGTAGCGATAAACCGTATTGCTTTGGAAAAATATTTGACGAGTGTCATATCATCGGAGATGAGTGCTTCGGCTTCACTTGAATTGCTTAAGGCTCATGCTGTAATTTCCCGAAGCTGGTTATTGGCCCAACTTCCCCGTTTTAATGGGAAACCGGGAAATAAAAGGGCAAGTAACAAGAGGGAAAACCCTGATGAAATCGTCTGTTGGTATGATAGGGAAGATCATTTTTTATTTGATGTTTGTGCTGACGATCATTGTCAACGTTATCAGGGGATAACCCGTATCGCTACCCCTCAGGTGGCAGAAGCTGTACGATCTACCCGTGGCGAAGTCCTGACAAGTGAAAGCCGGATTTGCGATGCACGATTCTCAAAATGTTGCGGCGGAGTAAGCGAACTGTTTGAAAATTGTTGGGAAGAGAAGCATCATCCTTACCTTATCCCTGTGTATGATAAGTTTTCGAATGAAAAAATCCCCGACTTGGCCGATGAGAAGAATGCTTCGGGATTTATAGAATCTTCGCCCGAAGCATTTTGCAATACACGAGACCCGAAGATTTTGGAACAAGTGCTGAACGGGTATGATCAGGAGACAACCGACTTTTACCGTTGGTCGGTATCTTACACCCAGTCGGAACTGGCGAACCTTATCCGGAAACGGTCGGGTATAGATTTCGGTGAAATTGTTTCGCTTGTTCCTTTGGCAAGAGGGGCTTCCGGGCGAATTGTCCGGTTGCGTATTGTAGGAACGAAAGTTTCACGTGTTGTGGGTAAAGAGTTGTTTATTCGGCGTATTTTGTCCGCTTCGCATTTATACAGTTCTGCATTTACGGTACATCCGGAAAATGTGAAGGATGGTATTCCGCAGTCATATACCTTGAAAGGGGCAGGTTGGGGGCATGGAGTCGGTCTTTGTCAGATCGGTGCGGCGGTGATGGGTGCGAAGGGGTACTCTTATCGGGAAATATTGTCGCATTATTATCGTAACAGTGCGATTGAAAGAATATATTGA
- a CDS encoding ATPase: MILIADSGSTKTDWCLADETQTIAFKTAGINPFFQTDDEIRKILSREVLERLPVTDITEVFFYGAGCATPIQCQMISGLLRYVIGCDQVEVNSDLLGAARALCGHESGIACILGTGSNSCYYNGKNIEQHVSPLGFILGDEGSGADLGRRLVADCLKEELSQPLRDRFFARFQLSREQILQAVYKEPFPNRFLASLSPFVAENLDEPEIRLLAVNAFTSFFRRNVLHYPQGETVHMVGSVAYYYRPVLLEVARSLSLTVGKILSAPVTELVKYHLNAAN, encoded by the coding sequence ATGATACTGATAGCAGATAGCGGTTCTACCAAAACCGATTGGTGTTTGGCAGACGAGACTCAAACGATCGCATTTAAGACAGCGGGAATAAATCCTTTTTTCCAAACGGATGACGAGATCAGGAAAATATTGTCGAGAGAGGTACTCGAACGACTTCCTGTTACCGATATAACCGAAGTCTTTTTTTATGGAGCCGGGTGTGCTACTCCGATTCAATGTCAGATGATTTCGGGATTATTACGATATGTGATCGGTTGTGACCAAGTCGAAGTAAACAGCGATTTGTTAGGTGCTGCACGAGCGTTATGCGGGCATGAATCGGGTATTGCCTGTATATTGGGGACAGGGTCGAACTCTTGTTATTATAATGGGAAAAATATAGAGCAGCATGTTTCGCCTCTTGGCTTTATCTTGGGAGATGAAGGTAGCGGTGCGGATTTAGGACGACGTTTGGTGGCGGATTGCCTGAAAGAGGAACTTTCCCAACCGTTAAGAGATCGTTTTTTTGCCCGTTTTCAACTTTCTCGGGAACAGATTTTACAAGCTGTTTATAAAGAGCCGTTTCCGAACCGGTTTCTCGCTTCGCTTTCTCCGTTTGTTGCAGAAAATCTTGACGAACCGGAAATACGGTTATTGGCGGTCAATGCATTCACATCTTTTTTTCGTAGAAACGTTCTGCATTATCCTCAAGGAGAAACGGTGCACATGGTAGGTTCTGTGGCATATTATTACCGTCCGGTATTGTTAGAGGTGGCGCGATCTCTTTCTTTGACGGTCGGTAAAATTCTATCCGCTCCTGTTACGGAACTTGTAAAATATCATTTAAATGCAGCAAACTGA
- a CDS encoding GH92 family glycosyl hydrolase, with protein MVLKNIPLSFVLILLFVSACDSTKKTENNYVRYVNPLIGTDFTGNTYPGAQVPFGMVQLSPDNGLPGWDRIAGYFYPDSTIAGFSHTHLSGTGAGDLYDVSFMPVTLPYREAPQPLGIYSSFSHDDESVSAGYYQVLLKDYGIHVELTATERCGIQRYTFPEAEAAVFLNLKKAMNWDFTTDSYIEVIDSVTVRGYRFSRGWSPDQRVYFQTRFSKPFTICHIDTTAIATPEEGRIGTAYVARFDFGTKEGEQILVNTGISGVSMEGAALNLKAEVPDNNFDRYRLQAEKNWDRQLSKIEVKGGDRDDLVKFYTALYHTMIAPTIYSDADGSYFGPDKKIHKTDGWVNYSTFSLWDTYRASHPLFTYTEPERTDDMVKAFLAFYDQYGSLPLWNLYGCETDMMIGYHAVPVIVDAYLKGIGDFDAEKALRACVSSADRDDYRGIGLYKKYGYIPYDMEKESLSKTLEYAYDDYCIARMAEKMGKKEIAERFYKRSQSFRNLYNPETSFMQPRDSKGKFISGFTAKDYTEHITESNAWQYFWYVPQDIDGLIGLLGSKDRFAEKLDSMFAYAPDADDNLPIFSTGMIGQYAHGNEPSHHVVYLYNKVGKPWKTQEYAAKVMHELYLNTPAGLCGNEDCGQMSAWFVFSAMGFYPVDPVSGRYEIGTPLFPEVRINLENGKVFTVLAKGVSRENIYIQAVKMNGKPYDKSYITHEQIMDGSTLEFEMGNKPGSIWYK; from the coding sequence ATGGTCTTGAAAAATATTCCTTTATCGTTTGTTCTGATACTATTATTCGTGTCGGCATGTGATTCAACCAAGAAAACAGAAAACAATTATGTCCGGTATGTAAATCCTTTGATCGGAACGGATTTTACGGGAAATACTTATCCGGGTGCGCAAGTTCCGTTCGGTATGGTACAACTCAGTCCCGATAACGGGTTGCCGGGTTGGGATCGCATTGCCGGTTATTTTTACCCGGACAGTACGATTGCCGGATTCAGCCACACACATCTTTCCGGAACGGGAGCGGGAGATCTGTATGATGTTTCTTTCATGCCCGTGACATTGCCTTATCGGGAAGCTCCGCAGCCGTTAGGAATTTATTCTTCATTTTCTCATGACGATGAATCGGTATCTGCCGGATATTATCAGGTGTTGTTGAAAGATTACGGCATTCATGTGGAGTTGACGGCGACTGAACGGTGCGGAATACAACGCTATACTTTTCCGGAAGCGGAGGCTGCGGTTTTTCTGAACTTGAAAAAAGCGATGAACTGGGATTTTACAACAGATTCGTATATCGAGGTGATCGATTCGGTAACGGTACGGGGATACCGTTTTTCTCGGGGATGGTCTCCCGACCAGCGGGTATATTTCCAAACCCGTTTTTCTAAACCTTTTACCATTTGCCATATCGATACGACAGCCATTGCTACACCGGAGGAAGGGCGGATCGGAACCGCTTATGTCGCCCGATTCGATTTTGGTACGAAAGAAGGTGAACAAATTCTGGTAAATACGGGGATTTCAGGAGTCAGTATGGAAGGGGCGGCCTTGAATCTTAAAGCGGAAGTTCCTGACAATAATTTTGATCGTTATCGTTTACAAGCTGAAAAAAATTGGGATAGGCAATTATCGAAAATCGAGGTAAAAGGAGGTGATCGGGATGATTTGGTGAAATTTTATACGGCTTTGTATCATACGATGATCGCTCCTACTATTTACAGCGATGCGGACGGATCTTATTTCGGACCGGACAAGAAGATACATAAAACAGACGGGTGGGTAAATTATTCGACATTCTCGCTGTGGGATACCTACCGTGCCTCTCATCCGCTGTTTACTTATACCGAACCGGAGAGGACTGACGATATGGTGAAGGCGTTTCTTGCATTTTATGATCAGTACGGGAGTTTGCCCCTTTGGAATCTGTATGGTTGCGAAACCGATATGATGATTGGCTACCATGCTGTCCCGGTTATTGTGGATGCTTATTTGAAAGGAATCGGTGATTTTGATGCGGAGAAGGCTTTGCGAGCTTGCGTAAGTTCTGCCGATCGAGACGATTATCGGGGAATCGGGTTATATAAAAAATACGGTTATATTCCGTATGATATGGAAAAAGAGTCGCTGTCTAAGACTTTGGAATATGCTTATGACGATTATTGCATCGCCAGAATGGCTGAAAAAATGGGGAAAAAGGAAATTGCGGAAAGGTTTTACAAGCGTTCGCAATCATTTCGCAATTTATATAATCCCGAGACTTCTTTTATGCAGCCGCGAGATAGTAAAGGTAAATTTATCTCCGGCTTTACGGCAAAAGACTATACCGAACATATTACAGAGAGCAATGCTTGGCAATATTTCTGGTACGTTCCGCAGGATATAGACGGGTTGATCGGTTTATTGGGGAGCAAAGACCGTTTTGCGGAAAAGCTCGACAGTATGTTTGCTTATGCTCCTGATGCCGATGATAATCTACCGATTTTCAGTACCGGAATGATCGGGCAATATGCACACGGAAACGAACCGAGCCATCATGTCGTTTATCTTTATAATAAAGTCGGCAAACCGTGGAAGACTCAGGAATATGCGGCTAAAGTGATGCATGAACTGTATCTGAATACTCCTGCCGGATTGTGCGGGAATGAAGACTGCGGCCAGATGTCGGCTTGGTTTGTGTTCAGTGCCATGGGTTTTTATCCTGTCGATCCGGTAAGCGGTCGATATGAAATCGGAACACCTCTTTTTCCTGAAGTAAGAATAAATTTGGAGAATGGAAAAGTCTTTACCGTATTGGCGAAAGGTGTAAGTCGGGAAAATATCTATATACAGGCGGTAAAAATGAACGGAAAACCTTATGATAAGAGTTACATCACTCACGAACAGATCATGGACGGTTCTACCCTTGAGTTTGAAATGGGTAATAAACCCGGTTCGATATGGTATAAATAA
- a CDS encoding VOC family protein, which yields MKIDHIAIWTDDIETMRDFYLTYFDVTCGNKYVNPIKNFTSYFLSFGDGNARIELMTKPGIEETNGKRGFTKGLAHLSITIGSKKDVDSLTERLRTDGYTIAGEPRTSGDGYYESAVLDPEGNYIELLGE from the coding sequence ATGAAAATAGACCATATCGCCATTTGGACAGACGACATCGAGACGATGCGTGACTTTTATCTTACCTATTTCGATGTAACCTGCGGAAATAAGTATGTAAATCCGATAAAAAATTTCACTTCCTATTTCCTATCTTTCGGAGATGGAAATGCCCGTATCGAACTGATGACAAAACCCGGAATAGAAGAAACAAACGGGAAACGGGGTTTTACCAAAGGACTTGCACATCTCTCTATCACCATCGGCTCAAAAAAAGATGTCGATAGTCTTACGGAACGCTTGAGAACAGATGGCTACACCATTGCCGGAGAACCCCGTACATCGGGCGACGGATATTATGAAAGCGCCGTTCTCGACCCTGAAGGTAATTATATCGAGCTTTTGGGAGAATAA
- a CDS encoding transglycosylase domain-containing protein has protein sequence MKYMDTRKRVSCGLSVFRKIKGLFVTGWKRYKSLYQKSPWYKKIVQIILTFILLFIFYLFLVDINFLWLFGKSPGLASINHPQQNIASEIYSADSKLIGKYFRENRTPVKYEEISPIIINTLISTEDERFYKHFGVDIQGVFAAVKDMTHGKARGASTITQQLVKNMFKVRSQYSTGLLGYIPGVKLLIMKSKEWITAIKIEMFYTKQEILTMYFNTVDFGSNAYGIKTACKTYFNTTPKDITYEQAATLIGLLKATTTYNPRVNPKNSLKRRNVVLDNLQAHKIITKSQCDSLKQLPIRLHYNLESNYNGSALYFREAVAESLKEWCKDNDIDLYSDGLKIYTTIDTRMQAYAEEAVNKQMRIVQRNFDNHWGKINPWQDRNHREIPDFIENLARKTSAYKILEEKFPNDPDSVAFYLNKPHKLKVFDYRLGRKDTTFSTMDSIRYMERFMHCGFVAIEPQTGEVKAWVGDIDFDSWKYDKVLSKRQPGSTFKLFVYSEGFNKGLSPCDERIDQYIEWDVLEDGKPAKWIPHNANGIYTGDMMTLKAAFARSINTIAVQIAREAGIPNIIKTAHAMGIKTPLNETPAVSLGASDVSLLELVNAYGTVINDGMVHDPVMVTRIEDKNGKIIYRHKQEQKQALPYETAFLMTQMLMAGLTEPMGTSQALWGYDLFRYNTDFGGKTGTSSNHSDAWFVGVTPNLVGGCWVGGEHRSIHFRTGALGQGSRTALPVFGYFMEKVLADDSLSKYRARFPNPKQTISRSYQCRTPYPPIEPDSMDMETDSIAVSTDRYINKDSLVSEK, from the coding sequence ATGAAATATATGGATACTCGCAAACGGGTTTCCTGCGGATTATCAGTTTTCCGCAAGATCAAAGGTCTGTTCGTTACAGGGTGGAAACGTTACAAATCATTATACCAGAAGTCTCCGTGGTATAAAAAAATCGTACAAATAATACTGACCTTTATCTTATTATTCATTTTCTACCTGTTTTTGGTAGATATTAATTTTCTTTGGCTGTTCGGAAAGTCTCCCGGACTGGCAAGCATCAACCATCCTCAGCAAAACATTGCATCCGAGATTTACAGCGCAGACAGCAAACTGATCGGAAAATATTTCAGAGAAAACCGTACACCCGTCAAATATGAAGAGATCTCTCCGATAATCATCAATACTCTTATCTCGACCGAAGACGAACGTTTCTATAAGCATTTCGGAGTCGATATACAAGGAGTTTTCGCTGCCGTGAAAGACATGACACATGGCAAGGCACGAGGTGCCAGCACCATCACTCAACAACTGGTAAAAAACATGTTTAAAGTCCGTTCGCAATATTCTACCGGACTTTTAGGATATATTCCGGGAGTAAAACTCTTGATCATGAAATCGAAAGAATGGATCACCGCAATCAAAATAGAGATGTTCTATACCAAGCAGGAGATACTGACCATGTATTTCAATACCGTCGATTTCGGCAGCAATGCCTACGGTATAAAAACAGCATGCAAAACCTACTTCAATACGACCCCTAAAGATATTACTTATGAACAGGCCGCTACACTTATCGGACTGTTAAAAGCGACCACAACCTACAATCCCCGCGTGAATCCTAAAAACAGCCTGAAACGCAGAAATGTAGTACTTGACAATTTACAGGCTCATAAGATAATAACAAAATCGCAATGCGACTCTTTAAAACAACTTCCCATACGGCTTCATTACAACCTGGAGTCGAATTATAACGGATCTGCTCTTTACTTCAGAGAAGCTGTCGCAGAATCTCTGAAAGAATGGTGCAAAGACAATGACATCGACCTCTATTCAGACGGGTTAAAGATATATACGACTATCGATACCCGCATGCAGGCGTATGCCGAAGAGGCCGTAAACAAACAGATGCGTATCGTTCAGAGAAATTTTGATAATCACTGGGGAAAAATAAATCCTTGGCAAGATAGGAATCATAGAGAAATCCCCGATTTCATAGAAAATCTGGCCCGAAAAACCTCAGCTTACAAAATTTTGGAAGAGAAGTTCCCGAACGATCCGGATTCAGTCGCTTTCTATTTGAATAAACCTCATAAGTTGAAAGTTTTCGATTATCGACTCGGACGTAAAGATACGACATTCAGCACAATGGATTCGATCCGTTATATGGAACGCTTTATGCATTGCGGATTTGTTGCGATAGAGCCGCAAACCGGTGAAGTAAAAGCATGGGTGGGAGACATCGATTTCGATTCTTGGAAATATGACAAAGTTCTGTCAAAGCGCCAACCCGGATCTACATTCAAACTTTTCGTATATAGCGAAGGCTTCAATAAAGGTCTTTCTCCTTGTGACGAACGCATCGACCAATATATCGAATGGGACGTACTCGAAGACGGCAAACCGGCTAAATGGATACCTCACAACGCAAACGGTATTTACACGGGTGATATGATGACTCTGAAAGCTGCTTTTGCCCGTTCTATCAACACGATAGCCGTGCAGATAGCCAGGGAAGCCGGAATCCCCAATATTATAAAAACAGCTCATGCTATGGGTATAAAAACTCCGTTGAACGAAACACCGGCCGTTTCACTGGGAGCTTCGGACGTATCGTTACTGGAACTGGTAAACGCCTACGGAACTGTTATAAATGACGGTATGGTACACGATCCGGTTATGGTGACACGCATCGAAGATAAAAACGGGAAAATCATTTATCGCCATAAACAAGAACAAAAACAGGCATTACCTTATGAAACAGCTTTCCTTATGACACAAATGCTTATGGCCGGGCTTACCGAGCCGATGGGAACTTCTCAAGCACTTTGGGGATATGATCTTTTTCGATACAATACCGATTTCGGCGGAAAGACAGGAACTTCGTCTAATCATTCCGATGCATGGTTTGTGGGTGTAACACCGAATCTTGTCGGAGGTTGTTGGGTCGGAGGCGAACACCGCAGTATTCATTTCCGTACGGGAGCTCTCGGACAAGGTAGCAGAACCGCATTACCGGTATTCGGATATTTTATGGAAAAAGTTCTTGCCGATGACAGCCTGTCAAAATATCGGGCGCGTTTCCCGAATCCGAAACAAACCATCTCCCGGTCATATCAGTGCCGAACTCCTTATCCCCCGATAGAGCCGGACTCTATGGATATGGAAACAGACAGCATAGCCGTAAGTACAGATAGGTATATAAATAAAGATAGTCTCGTTTCCGAAAAATAA